One Dietzia sp. JS16-p6b genomic window carries:
- the urtE gene encoding urea ABC transporter ATP-binding subunit UrtE: protein MSALLQMSGVRAGYGGSEVLHGVDLEVPAGGVAAVLGHNGAGKTTLLRAAVGLLPCKAGRITFDGRDITGLKPHARVAMGIGYVPQGQQSFTQLTTAENLRVVADGRKRGKALIDESLDLFPALKDLLDRKAGLLSGGQRQQLAIARALITEPRLLVLDEPTEGIQPNVVAEIERIIVDLASRGDLSVLLVEQHVGFSLRASDVFYVVESGRVTHSGASDDTAAHEVTEALAI from the coding sequence ATGAGCGCACTACTGCAGATGTCGGGCGTCCGCGCCGGGTACGGCGGGTCCGAGGTGCTCCACGGGGTGGACCTGGAGGTCCCCGCCGGGGGCGTTGCCGCGGTGCTCGGGCACAACGGCGCGGGCAAGACGACCCTGCTGCGGGCGGCCGTCGGCCTGCTGCCGTGCAAGGCCGGTCGGATCACCTTCGACGGCCGGGACATCACCGGACTCAAGCCCCACGCCCGCGTGGCGATGGGCATCGGGTACGTACCCCAGGGCCAGCAGTCGTTCACGCAGCTCACGACCGCCGAGAACCTGAGGGTCGTGGCTGACGGCCGCAAGCGGGGCAAGGCGCTCATCGACGAGTCCCTGGACCTGTTCCCCGCGTTGAAGGACCTGCTGGACCGGAAGGCCGGGCTGCTCTCGGGCGGGCAGCGCCAGCAGTTGGCCATCGCGCGGGCGCTCATCACCGAACCGCGACTGCTGGTGCTGGACGAGCCGACCGAGGGCATCCAGCCCAATGTCGTTGCCGAGATCGAGCGGATCATCGTGGACCTGGCGTCCCGTGGTGATCTGTCGGTGCTGTTGGTCGAGCAGCACGTCGGGTTCTCGCTGCGGGCCTCGGACGTCTTCTACGTGGTGGAGTCGGGGCGGGTGACCCACTCGGGCGCCTCCGACGACACCGCCGCCCACGAGGTCACCGAGGCGCTGGCGATCTGA
- a CDS encoding DUF4389 domain-containing protein: MGTSHATPSGPSSTPVHGPPRTRPLNWVLLVAGVLLAVFGLGMTAAGAAILVADASQRDGQYAFTDTDRLQTVGHAITTAPLTIHVDEGATVGPYGLDDLISLRLRATPVVPGQDVFLGIADASDVSAYLRDVPHAVIGDQPWDPGYSAGPTYDWGSGMWGSGNDAETALDEVPGTRAPEPPADQDFWAQSTTGAEQQTLTVDLRSGDWVVVVMNADGSRPVWVDVQVGAHTEVFGLAGPGVLIAGLVALAVGLPLILVATAGLGRDIDRHADPDALPGAGAGALPAGVGPDPLRLTGHLDPQVSRGLWLIKWLLAIPHYIVLALLWFALVVTTVAAGLVVLFTGRYPRAWFAYSVGVLRWNWRVGFYAYSVLGTDRYPPFSLAPTDYPAGLDVAYPERLSRGLVLVKWWLLVIPHLLIVGILTGGGAALTRASEYGGAEWNISLVGLLVLIAAIGLLFTGRYLPRLFDLIVGLNRWVYRVGSYVLLLRDEYPPFRLDQGPEEPDRDPGEATGLVSSEDAGEPVS; this comes from the coding sequence ATGGGAACTTCACACGCCACCCCGTCCGGTCCCTCCTCGACCCCCGTCCACGGCCCTCCGCGGACCCGCCCCCTGAACTGGGTCCTGCTCGTCGCCGGGGTCCTGCTGGCCGTGTTCGGCCTCGGCATGACAGCGGCCGGGGCGGCGATCCTGGTAGCCGACGCCTCCCAGCGGGACGGGCAGTACGCGTTCACCGACACCGACCGCCTCCAGACCGTGGGCCACGCCATCACGACCGCGCCCCTGACGATCCATGTCGACGAGGGAGCCACCGTCGGGCCCTACGGTCTCGACGACCTGATCAGCCTCCGACTCCGCGCGACCCCGGTGGTCCCCGGCCAGGACGTGTTCCTCGGTATCGCGGACGCATCCGACGTCTCTGCCTATCTCCGCGATGTCCCCCACGCGGTGATCGGTGACCAGCCGTGGGATCCCGGATACTCCGCGGGCCCCACATATGACTGGGGATCGGGGATGTGGGGATCGGGGAACGACGCCGAGACGGCCCTCGACGAGGTGCCGGGCACCCGTGCCCCCGAACCTCCTGCCGACCAGGACTTCTGGGCCCAGTCCACGACGGGTGCAGAGCAGCAGACCCTCACCGTCGACCTGCGGTCCGGCGACTGGGTGGTCGTGGTGATGAACGCCGACGGCTCCCGCCCCGTGTGGGTCGACGTCCAGGTGGGCGCACACACCGAGGTGTTCGGACTCGCCGGGCCCGGTGTTCTCATCGCCGGACTCGTGGCGTTGGCGGTGGGGCTGCCGCTGATCCTCGTGGCGACCGCGGGGCTGGGCCGGGACATCGACCGGCACGCCGACCCCGACGCCCTTCCCGGGGCCGGTGCGGGCGCCCTTCCCGCCGGCGTGGGTCCCGATCCGCTGCGTCTGACCGGGCACCTGGACCCGCAGGTGTCCCGCGGTCTGTGGTTGATCAAGTGGCTGCTGGCGATCCCGCACTACATCGTGCTGGCCCTGCTGTGGTTCGCGCTGGTCGTCACCACGGTCGCCGCGGGACTGGTGGTGCTGTTCACCGGCCGCTACCCGCGGGCGTGGTTCGCCTACAGCGTCGGAGTGCTGCGGTGGAACTGGCGCGTCGGGTTCTACGCCTACTCCGTGCTCGGGACGGACCGGTACCCGCCCTTCTCGCTGGCGCCGACCGACTATCCGGCCGGATTGGACGTGGCCTATCCCGAGCGGCTCTCGCGCGGCCTGGTGCTGGTCAAGTGGTGGTTGCTGGTGATCCCGCACCTGTTGATCGTGGGCATCCTCACCGGCGGCGGGGCGGCCCTGACCAGAGCCTCGGAGTACGGGGGCGCCGAGTGGAACATCTCGCTGGTCGGCCTGCTCGTGCTGATCGCCGCGATCGGGTTGCTGTTCACCGGCCGCTACCTGCCCCGGCTCTTCGACCTCATCGTGGGCCTGAACCGCTGGGTGTACCGGGTCGGCTCGTACGTGTTGCTCCTACGCGACGAGTACCCGCCGTTCCGCCTGGATCAGGGGCCGGAGGAGCCGGACCGGGACCCGGGGGAGGCGACCGGTCTCGTGTCGTCGGAGGACGCGGGCGAGCCCGTCAGCTAG
- a CDS encoding TetR/AcrR family transcriptional regulator codes for MESENRSDDDEDGHPGPLPPDPATARGHGAPRSRPTGRDEVRSAVLREARRLLSERGPHVPLRDIADAADVNLGLIHRHVGRKDALLTTVMQEAVRLGAARLEHLDDAGEAVRGMLLAATAHPEISRLLAWLALDREAAFPPMIDPAERPAAALRRMTSPPPAGDVELLLVFTAVYAWPVLRGTLLDALDIPADQREEIDDRLADLLARMVTGHRGGAS; via the coding sequence ATGGAAAGCGAGAACCGGTCCGACGACGACGAGGACGGCCACCCCGGCCCGCTCCCACCCGACCCCGCGACCGCCCGCGGGCACGGCGCCCCGCGATCCCGCCCGACCGGTCGTGACGAGGTCCGCTCCGCCGTCCTCCGCGAGGCCCGCAGGTTGCTGTCCGAGCGTGGGCCCCATGTCCCGCTGCGCGATATCGCCGACGCCGCGGACGTCAACCTCGGCCTGATCCACCGGCACGTCGGCCGGAAGGACGCCCTGCTGACCACCGTCATGCAGGAGGCGGTACGGCTCGGCGCCGCCCGGCTCGAGCACCTGGACGACGCGGGCGAGGCCGTGCGCGGGATGCTGCTCGCCGCCACCGCTCACCCGGAGATCAGCCGACTCCTGGCCTGGCTGGCCCTGGACCGCGAGGCCGCGTTCCCCCCGATGATCGACCCGGCCGAACGCCCGGCCGCGGCGCTGCGCCGCATGACCTCGCCCCCACCGGCCGGGGACGTCGAACTGCTCCTCGTCTTCACCGCCGTCTACGCCTGGCCGGTGTTGCGGGGCACCCTGCTGGACGCTCTCGACATCCCCGCCGACCAGCGCGAGGAGATCGACGACCGACTCGCCGATCTCCTCGCCCGCATGGTGACGGGCCACCGCGGTGGCGCCAGCTGA
- a CDS encoding TetR/AcrR family transcriptional regulator: protein MPRSTALSPRPRSSATREALYQAGLRRFASDGWRTARIRDIVGDAGQGNDSAINYHFGGRMGLLEDVLLRGVLRMEDERRADLQRWASSAPSSALDLAEIVRAVVSPLADLLDDDEGRCTLRVIAQVGALAEVDRTLTDRPVTGTALHDQLEMLVSAATARCGRDLAGHRVRQLIVMLTAELAVRACDPPDAAPPHREYVADLVDWLAGGLARPAPA, encoded by the coding sequence GTGCCCCGCTCCACCGCCCTGTCACCCCGGCCCCGCTCGTCCGCCACCCGGGAGGCCCTGTACCAGGCCGGACTGCGGCGCTTCGCCTCCGACGGGTGGAGGACGGCACGGATCCGCGACATCGTCGGCGACGCCGGCCAGGGCAACGACTCGGCGATCAACTACCACTTCGGGGGCCGCATGGGCCTGCTGGAGGACGTGCTGCTCCGCGGGGTCCTGCGTATGGAGGACGAACGTCGGGCCGATCTGCAGAGGTGGGCGTCGTCGGCCCCGTCATCGGCCCTCGACCTGGCGGAGATCGTCCGGGCGGTGGTGTCGCCGCTGGCGGACCTGTTGGACGACGACGAGGGCCGGTGCACCCTCCGGGTGATCGCCCAGGTCGGGGCGCTCGCCGAGGTCGACCGCACCCTGACCGACCGACCGGTCACCGGCACCGCACTGCATGACCAGCTCGAGATGCTCGTGTCCGCCGCCACCGCCCGCTGCGGACGGGACCTCGCCGGCCACCGGGTCCGGCAGCTCATCGTGATGCTCACCGCCGAACTCGCGGTGCGGGCCTGCGATCCCCCGGACGCCGCCCCACCCCACCGGGAGTACGTGGCCGACCTCGTGGACTGGCTCGCGGGGGGCCTGGCCCGGCCCGCGCCCGCGTGA
- a CDS encoding cytochrome P450, giving the protein MTRTVQSGRDSAPPAPTPPEPGFDPFDRAHLADPYPAYRWLRETDPVHHHRGDGTAAHPDFWALSRYADVDAAVCDPATFSSASGLTFYRDEIETLGLAPTIVMMDPPEHSAKRRLLATAFSPRRVAEAEPLIRDFARGRLAEMAARDDGDEVVDLHRDFSSQIPTHLLAHLFDLPEADKPSFGPWVSALTTLQEEGFRPAGLEDGAVSAVAEMFGYFGELITDRRASPGGDLISALTQAEIDGERLDDWDILGFCFVIVAGGNDTTGNLISHTVSLLDAHPQQRDLVVADPGLIPGALTECLRFESSVQALARTTTREVTVGGVTIPAGEKVMMLYGSANRDEREFGPTAEELDIRRETTGHLGFARGPHFCIGSHFARLQARIAVEELYAAHPSVTVDRGGAVRALSPFTRGFHSLPATGFAVAPS; this is encoded by the coding sequence ATGACCCGTACAGTGCAGTCCGGTCGCGACTCGGCACCGCCCGCGCCCACACCGCCCGAACCCGGCTTCGATCCGTTCGACCGCGCCCACCTGGCCGACCCCTATCCCGCCTACCGGTGGCTGCGCGAGACCGACCCGGTCCACCACCACCGCGGGGACGGCACCGCGGCGCACCCGGACTTCTGGGCGCTGTCGCGTTATGCCGACGTGGACGCCGCCGTCTGTGACCCGGCGACGTTCTCCTCGGCCAGCGGTCTGACCTTCTACCGGGACGAGATCGAGACGCTGGGGCTGGCCCCGACCATCGTCATGATGGATCCCCCCGAGCACTCCGCGAAGCGGCGACTGCTGGCCACGGCGTTCTCTCCCAGGCGCGTCGCCGAGGCCGAGCCGCTCATCCGCGACTTCGCCCGCGGGAGACTGGCGGAGATGGCCGCGAGGGACGACGGCGACGAGGTGGTCGACCTGCACCGGGACTTCAGTTCGCAGATCCCCACGCATCTGCTGGCCCACCTGTTCGACCTGCCGGAAGCGGACAAGCCGAGCTTCGGCCCGTGGGTCAGCGCGCTGACGACCCTGCAGGAGGAGGGGTTCCGCCCGGCGGGGCTGGAGGACGGGGCGGTCTCGGCGGTGGCGGAGATGTTCGGATACTTCGGTGAGCTCATCACCGACCGGCGCGCGTCCCCGGGCGGGGACCTCATCTCGGCGCTGACGCAGGCCGAGATCGACGGCGAGCGGCTGGACGACTGGGACATCCTCGGGTTCTGCTTCGTGATCGTGGCCGGCGGCAACGACACCACCGGCAACCTCATCTCGCACACCGTCTCGCTCCTGGACGCACATCCGCAGCAGAGGGACCTGGTCGTGGCGGACCCGGGACTGATCCCCGGCGCGCTGACCGAATGCTTGCGCTTCGAGTCCAGCGTGCAGGCGCTCGCGCGGACGACCACGCGCGAGGTGACCGTGGGCGGGGTGACGATCCCCGCGGGGGAGAAGGTGATGATGCTCTACGGTTCGGCCAACCGCGACGAGCGTGAGTTCGGACCCACCGCCGAGGAGCTCGACATCCGCCGTGAGACCACCGGGCACCTGGGGTTCGCCCGCGGCCCTCACTTCTGCATCGGCTCGCACTTCGCGCGGCTCCAGGCGCGGATCGCCGTCGAGGAGCTCTACGCGGCCCACCCGTCCGTCACGGTGGACCGGGGCGGGGCCGTGAGGGCGCTCTCTCCGTTCACCAGAGGGTTCCATTCGCTGCCCGCGACGGGGTTCGCCGTTGCGCCGAGCTGA